In Limanda limanda chromosome 23, fLimLim1.1, whole genome shotgun sequence, a genomic segment contains:
- the LOC132996614 gene encoding small integral membrane protein 11-like — MINYKALDNVPMLLYILALKTLLLCLAFAGVKIYQGKKIEAALKREQAEKMRLAQQTQRLIDGLKED, encoded by the exons ATGATCAACTACAAG GCTTTGGACAATGTCCCCATGCTCCTGTACATCCTGGCCCTTAAGACACTGTTGCTGTGTTTGGCGTTCGCCGGGGTGAAGATCTACCAGGGCAAGAAAATCGAGGCGGCCCTTAAAAGGGAACAGGCAGAGAAGATGAGGCTGGCCCAACAGACGCAAAGGCTTATTGACGGCTTGAAGGAAGactga
- the LOC132997000 gene encoding uncharacterized protein LOC132997000 yields MTKISKPLSEIMPQEQETPSEEETVCTQQQQETPPELETACTQQQQETPPGLEDTCTQQEQETPPELEDTCTQQQQETPPELEDTCTQQQQETPPKLETVITQQHHETPAQLEIICSQQTPVELETVCMEQQQETPVELETVCMEQQQETPMELESVCMEQPQETPVELETASTQHQQETPVELDTFCSQQQQENPPEWETISTQQQEEAQARLETICSQQQQESVDELDTACMQQQQETPPEWETISMQQQQETPAQLENVCMQQQQETPVELESVCMNQQQETPAKFETTVTQQQQQETPPQLESTGTQQQQARLDELDTAWLQRQPESPVELETISMQQQQATPAQLENVCMQQEQETPVELEIIGMEHQQETPAELKTTGKQQQQETPANLETISTLQQQETPADLETTGTQQQQETPADLKTTGTQQQQETPLELETTSIQQQQQTPVELETVCTQQQQETPAYLETTGTQGQQETPLELKTTSIQQQQQTPLETETACMQQQQETPADLETILTQQQQETSVELETVSMQHQQETSVELETVSMQQQQETPVELETVSLQQQQETSVEFETVSMQQQQETPVELETVSMQQQQETPVELEIVSLQQQQETPVELETVSLQQQPETPVELKTTGKQQQQETPADLETISTLQQQETPADLETTGTQQQQETPLELETTSIQQQQQTPVELETVCTQQQQETLAQLENVCKQLQQEVLAELETTGKQQQQETPADLETISTQQQQETPADLETTGMQQQQETPLELETTSIQQQQQTPVELETVCTQGQQETPLELETTSIQQQQQTPLETETACTQQQQETQTKLKTVSTQQQQETSVELETVSMQHQQETSVELETVSMQHQQETSVELETVSMQQQQETPVEFETVSLQQQPETPVELETISMQQKPETPVELETDSMQQQQETPVELETVSLQQQLETPVELETVSLQQQPETPVELETVSMQQQQETPVELETVSMQQQQETPVELETVSLQQQQETPVELETVSMQQQPETQAEMATVSTQQQQESPAELETFCRVCLDEKDRIQSEIKTKNLKNLLRLNSGVSVLNGY; encoded by the exons ATGACTAAAATCTCCAAGCCTTTGTCAGAGATTATGCCACAGGAACAGGAGACTCCATCTGAGGAGGAAACTGTTTGTACGCAACAGCAACAGGAGACTCCACCCGAGTTGGAAACCGCTTGtacacagcagcaacaggagactCCACCCGGGTTGGAAGATACTTGTACGCAGCAGGAACAGGAGACTCCACCTGAGTTGGAAGATACTTGTacgcagcagcaacaggagactCCACCCGAGTTGGAAGATACTTGTacgcagcagcaacaggagactCCTCCCAAGTTGGAAACCGTTATTACGCAGCAGCATCATGAGACTCCAGCCCAGTTAGAAATAATCTGTTCGCAGCAGACTCCAGTGGAGTTGGAAACTGTCTGTATGGAACAGCAACAGGAGACTCCAGTGGAGTTGGAAACGGTCTGTATGGAGCAGCAACAGGAGACTCCAATGGAGTTGGAATCGGTCTGTATGGAGCAGCCACAGGAGACTCCAGTTGAGTTGGAAACCGCTTCTACTCAGCACCAACAGGAGACTCCAGTGGAGTTAGACACCTTCTGttcacagcagcaacaggagaatCCCCCTGAGTGGGAAACCATTAGTACGCAGCAGCAAGAGGAGGCTCAAGCCCGGTTGGAAACCATCTGTtcgcagcagcaacaggagagTGTTGATGAGTTGGACACTGCTTGTatgcaacaacaacaggagactCCCCCTGAGTGGGAAACGATTAGTATGCAGCAACAACAGGAGACTCCAGCCCAGTTGGAAAATGTCTGTATGCAACAGCAACAGGAGACTCCAGTCGAGTTAGAATCCGTTTGTATGAATCAGCAACAGGAGACCCCAGCCAAGTTTGAAACCACTGTtacgcagcagcagcaacaagagaCTCCACCTCAATTAGAAAGCACTGGTACGCAGCAACAACAGGCGAGACTCGATGAGTTGGATACTGCTTGGTTGCAGCGACAACCGGAGTCTCCAGTGGAGTTGGAAACCATTAGtatgcagcagcaacaagcgACTCCAGCCCAGTTGGAAAATGTCTGTATGCAACAGGAACAAGAGACTCCAGTCGAATTAGAAATCATTGGTATGGAACACCAACAGGAGACTCCAGCCGAGTTGAAAACCACTGgtaagcagcagcaacaggagactCCAGCTAATTTGGAAACCATCAGTACGCTGCAGCAACAGGAGACTCCAGCTGATCTGGAAACCACTGGTacgcagcagcaacaggaaacTCCAGCTGATCTGAAAACCACTGGTacgcagcagcaacaggagactCCACTTGAGTTAGAAACCACTTCTatacagcaacaacagcagactCCAGTTGAGTTGGAAACCGTCTGTacgcagcagcaacaggagactCCAGCTTATCTGGAAACCACTGGTACGCAGGGGCAACAGGAGACTCCACTTGAGTTAAAAACCACTTCTatacagcaacaacagcagactCCACTGGAGACGGAAACCGCCTGtatgcagcagcaacaggagacaCCAGCCGACTTGGAAACTATTCTTacgcagcagcaacaggagactTCAGTCGAGTTGGAAACCGTCAGTATGCAGCATCAACAGGAGACTTCAGTCGAGTTGGAAACCGTCAGtatgcagcagcaacaggagactCCAGTCGAGTTGGAAACCGTCAGtttgcagcagcaacaggagactTCAGTCGAGTTTGAAACCGTCAGtatgcagcagcaacaggagactCCAGTCGAGTTGGAAACCGTCAGtatgcagcagcaacaggagactCCAGTCGAGTTGGAAATCGTCAgtttgcagcagcaacaagagaCTCCAGTCGAGTTGGAAACCGTCAGTTTGCAGCAGCAACCGGAGACTCCAGTCGAGTTGAAAACCACTGgtaagcagcagcaacaggagactCCAGCTGATTTGGAAACCATCAGTACGCTGCAGCAACAGGAGACTCCAGCTGATCTGGAAACCACTGGTacgcagcagcaacaggagactCCACTTGAGTTAGAAACCACTTCTatacagcaacaacagcagactCCAGTTGAGTTGGAAACCGTCTGTacgcagcagcaacaggagactCTAGCCCAGTTGGAAAATGTCTGTAAGCAACTGCAACAGGAGGTTCTAGCCGAGTTGGAAACCACTGGtaaacagcagcaacaggagactCCAGCTGATTTGGAAACCATCAGTacgcagcagcaacaggagactCCAGCTGATCTGGAAACCACTGGtatgcagcagcaacaggagactCCACTTGAGTTAGAAACCACTTCTatacagcaacaacagcagactCCAGTTGAGTTGGAAACCGTCTGTACGCAGGGGCAACAGGAGACTCCACTAGAGTTAGAAACCACTTCTatacagcaacaacagcagactCCACTGGAGACGGAAACCGCCTGTacgcagcagcaacaggagactCAAACCAAGCTGAAAACCGTCAGTacgcagcagcaacaggagactTCAGTCGAGTTGGAAACCGTCAGTATGCAGCATCAACAGGAGACTTCAGTCGAGTTGGAAACCGTCAGTATGCAGCATCAACAGGAGACTTCAGTCGAGTTGGAAACCGTCAGtatgcagcagcaacaggagactCCAGTCGAGTTTGAAACCGTCAGTTTGCAGCAGCAACCGGAGACTCCAGTCGAGTTGGAAACCATCAGTATGCAGCAGAAACCGGAAACCCCAGTCGAGTTGGAAACCGACAGtatgcagcagcaacaggagactCCAGTCGAGTTGGAAACCGTCAGTTTGCAGCAGCAACTGGAGACTCCAGTCGAGTTGGAAACCGTCAGTTTGCAGCAGCAACCGGAGACTCCAGTCGAGTTGGAAACCGTCAGtatgcagcagcaacaggagactCCAGTCGAGTTGGAAACCGTCAGtatgcagcagcaacaggagactCCAGTCGAGTTGGAAACCGTCAGtttgcagcagcaacaggagactCCAGTCGAGTTGGAAACTGTCAGTATGCAGCAGCAACCGGAGACTCAGGCCGAGATGGCGACAGTCAGTACCCAGCAGCAACAGGAGAGTCCAGCCGAGTTGGAAACCTTCTGCAGGGTTTGTCTGGACGAAAAAGACAGGATCCAATCAGAGATTAAG ACGAAGAACCTCAAGAACCTCCTGCGTCTGAATTCTGGGGTTTCCGTGTTGAATGGCTACTGA